A single Panthera uncia isolate 11264 chromosome E2 unlocalized genomic scaffold, Puncia_PCG_1.0 HiC_scaffold_19, whole genome shotgun sequence DNA region contains:
- the PNMA8A gene encoding paraneoplastic antigen-like protein 8A yields the protein MAMNLLEDWCRGMEVDIHRSLLVTGIPEDCGQAEIEETLHGVLSPLGPYFVLNKIFLREENAKAALIEVGEGVSLRAVPREFPARGGVWRVVCRDPTQDAEFLKNLNEFLDAEGRTWEDVVRLLQLSHPPRPQNQRPENWAEALGVLLGAVVQIVFYMDAEIRCREEVRAQEVTDAQAVAASASASRRKVKKEPGWAAEVGSALKTENPDSWHDMEDEGDPPKPLVRRAGAKSRSRRKKQKKNPKQESVAWKKPKGHHSKSSAALEDPEANGAETMEVSEAVRSNRKPCVKQEESALKKPAGKCAWKAPSKPSCDAQSEAVSPGVASESDQDGGQEGPPKKKAVGWALAKSPAPMRKKKKVSLGPVAYVLVDSEDAKKKPMMAKKGPAAREASVQKALRGPQPAELPASTSQGPEADPEGSRRASSGENDHRSHLGCGDKWMGGEGPERRVGAGQGVHEEDPSAAEEADEVLEGESPDLPPRSP from the coding sequence ATGGCCATGAACCTTCTGGAGGACTGGTGCCGGGGTATGGAAGTGGACATCCACAGGTCCCTGTTGGTCACGGGCATCCCAGAGGACTGTGGTCAAGCAGAAATTGAGGAGACCTTGCATGGGGTCCTCTCCCCGCTGGGCCCGTACTTCGTGCTCAATAAGATTTTTCTGAGGGAAGAGAACGCCAAAGCTGCCCTAATTGAGGTGGGAGAGGGTGTGAGTCTCAGGGCCGTACCCCGGGAGTTCCCAGCAAGGGGGGGCGTCTGGAGAGTGGTTTGTAGAGACCCCACCCAGGatgctgagtttttaaaaaatctgaatgaGTTCTTAGATGCCGAGGGGCGCACGTGGGAGGATGTGGTCCGCCTGCTCCAGCTCAGCCACCCCCCACGGCCCCAGAATCAGCGCCCGGAGAACTGGGCAGAAGCTTTGGGGGTGCTCCTGGGGGCAGTGGTGCAAATCGTCTTCTACATGGATGCTGAGATCCGCTGCCGCGAGGAAGTGAGGGCGCAAGAGGTGACTGATGCCCAGGCCGTAGCAGCTTCAGCTTCAGCATCACGGAGGAAGGTCAAGAAGGAGCCAGGATGGGCTGCAGAAGTGGGGTCTGCTTTGAAGACGGAGAATCCCGACAGCTGGCATGACATGGAAGACGAAGGTGACCCCCCCAAACCTCTGGTTCGCAGAGCTGGAGCTAAAAGTCGCTCcaggagaaagaagcagaaaaaaaaccccaagcaaGAGTCAGTGGCCTGGAAGAAACCCAAAGGCCACCATTCCAAGAGCTCAGCCGCCTTGGAGGATCCTGAGGCCAATGGCGCGGAAACTATGGAGGTCTCAGAAGCTGTCAGGAGCAACAGAAAGCCCTGTGTGAAGCAGGAGGAGTCGGCTTTGAAGAAGCCTGCGGGAAAATGTGCCTGGAAGGCTCCCAGCAAGCCATCCTGTGATGCCCAGTCAGAAGCTGTGAGTCCTGGGGTTGCTTCGGAGTCAGACCAAGATGGCGGTCAGGAAGGCCCACCGAAGAAGAAGGCCGTGGGCTGGGCCTTGGCAAAGAGCCCTGCccccatgagaaagaaaaagaaggtaagcTTGGGCCCTGTCGCTTACGTCCTTGTCGATTCGGAAGATGCCAAGAAAAAACCGATGATGGCAAAGAAAGGGCCAGCCGCAAGAGAGGCATCAGTTCAGAAGGCCCTCCGAGGCCCACAGCCCGCAGAGTTGCCAGCCTCGACCTCACAGGGCCCAGAGGCCGACCCAGAAGGCTCCCGTCGTGCCTCCAGTGGTGAGAACGACCACAGAAGTCATTTGGGGTGCGGCGACAAGTGGATGGGTGGGGAAGGGCCGGAGCGCCGGGTGGGGGCAGGTCAGGGGGTGCATGAGGAGGACCCCAGTGCAGCGGAAGAGGCAGATGAGGTTTTAGAGGGCGAGAGCCCTGACCTCCCTCCTAGGAGCCCCTGA